Below is a genomic region from Zingiber officinale cultivar Zhangliang unplaced genomic scaffold, Zo_v1.1 ctg252, whole genome shotgun sequence.
GTCTTCGCTTTTCTCCACTCCCCTTCGCGCTGTTCCTCGTCAAAGGGAACACTTTTTCGAGCTTTTTTGGCTGGATTTTGGGTTTCTTGTGTCCGAGGGATTGCCGCGTCACGAAATTTTATTTGGAGGAGGCTTCCAGTTTTcgtgattttattattttatttgggATTTAGGTCATAGTTCTGGGTTTTAGTTTTCTCTGTATCCATGACAATTTTCATGTGCAAGTGTGGTATCCGCGTAATATTTATGCACCTGTAAGCATGAAACTGCAGTTTGTTGCCCTAACATTTATGCACCTGTAAGCATGAAACTCTATTTTATTCAGGGTTCTTATAAGGCCACATCCTGCAATTTGGCGCTTAGTTCATGGAATGACTGTTGTGTACCTTGTTGCCCTAACATTTTTGCTTTTCCAGGTTTGTGTGTTTCTATCTTTTAATTAGGATGATTATCAAGCGCATCTGATTCAGTTTCATTcttttccatttgttgtttttGGAAAccattttcctatttattgtgctTTAGTAATTGTTGCCATTGATTCAAATAGGATAAAATTTGAGCCAAgagtaataattcgaatagtACTATGTGATGCTGGATACTTCATCAGCTTTAATTTCTCATGAAAATTCACATATAGAAGATTCGTTCTTCAAACTTTTTGCTGCTGAGGTTTTTGTTGCTTCATCTGTTATTGTGATTTTGGTAGAATCTAGACCTCAAATAATCAATAAAGTCATCTAATAATTCTGCTGTGAATTTGACAAATGTTCCTCTGGtttctttttctcatttccagaatCGTGATGATGCTAGGCAGTTTATGAAATATCTCCATCCTGCTCTGGGAGTTGGTAAACACTTGATTTAGGTGCTTTATGGTTTCCTCCAGAAAATAGCATATTCATAGATAAAGAAATTAACAGAATCTTTGTTTGTGCATTCCAGAATTACCTGAAAGATCATATGGAGCTGATTGCCGTATTTATGTCCCAGAGAATCCAAAAAACAGGTTTATCAATGTTTATGTATGATTCCTTCATTCATCAACCTTTTGTCATTCAGTTTATATTTCTTGGATCTTTCAAGGAACCTAAACCTTTTTAGATCTTGTCATCACTAATTTATGTTAGTTTATTGCAGAATACATTATTTGATGAGTTTGTTCTTGCTCATATTTTTGGATGGTGGGGTAAGGCAATAATGATACGAAACCAACCCCTTCTGTGGGTGTTGTCGATTGGCATCGAATTGATGGAGGTTCATTTTCATTGTTTtacctcttttttctttttttttctttttttgcaaaaaatacttaagtttttttcttaaaaaaaacattatttaagTTCATTAGCTAACAATTGCAGTTTACTTTTCGCCACATGTTGCCAAATTTCAATGAGTGCTGGTGGGACAGTATTATTTTGGACATCTTGATCTGCAATTGGTTTGCTGAGACCTTAGTTACTCTCTTGTTACCTGCAAatggatgcgaaaataattactttAGTAATGGTTCGAATGATGTGTTGAACATAAAGTATGAAAATTGCCTTACCTCTGATGCTTTGGTGGCATATTTTGAAATATGGTCTCATACTAGCATGTCTAACAGTACTGACTTGTGTTGTCCAATTCTCATTATCACTAAAGAGTAATAGCCATATGACCCATTGGTAAATACTTGCAGGCACGTCAACTGACATCTAAAATTTTTTGGAAATGCAGCCTTAGTGGTCCATTTTGTTTCTGAGTAAATGCGTCATTGTGAACGCTTTTAGGTTGGTCACAGAAGTCTCCCTGATAGTCTGAACCTTCATTATTGGTGACTGGTAACTAGATGGCTCTCGGTTCcacattattattttctttatgtttctCAAAATCTCTCTTATTTTAGCTTCAAATTAATTGAGGATTGCGTGAGTACTGAGTAATATTATTTGGTGATTTAAAGTATGTCAAGAACATAAAGGCTGAAATTACCTTGTTTTCACTGTCTTGATTGTTTGATTCTTAACTAGTTGTTTTGGAAGGAATTGTCTGATTGCTAATGTGTTTTCATGACTCTTCGTCATGTCAATGTATCCTAATTCATTTTTTACTATGTTAACTGGAGTTTCTTTTATCTCGTGCTATCCCTCACCCCTTCAACTCTGATATTTCAACTTGTCTAATCACAAAATTTGTTTGTTATCTATTAGCACTGTTATTCTACTGAACATAGTTTCTCTTATTATATCATTTATTAGTTTATTCTGAATAGTAGCATTTTTGTTTTATCTTTTTAACAATCTACATGTTTATTTTAGCACTCTTTCTATGTGCTTTACGTGTCTATTGTTTCCTAATGTTGCTTTGCATATTTTCTTCGAtggttctatgggcatttagactAACAGAAACATTAGGAAGAGAGGGATTTTCATTAGAATCAGAACCTCTTAGAGGGGATTCTTTTAATGGAATAAAATTTCCATGAAACCATATTATACTTGAATAATTAAATGGGAAACACTAATTGCGCAAAATAGCTACATAAAATCTTCATTAAGATATTGCGTGTGTTTGGTAGGTAGAAAGTCATGAtgattgttttgtttcttttgagagcCATCAGTAATGCTCATGTATGGACTTGAAACATATTATTGCTACTTTTGTAGGTGGATACAGGACAGTCGAGATCAATACACTAAGGAGCGTCTGGATTCAGTAATTGATCAGTACACTAAGCGTCTGGATTCAGTAACTACTGTACTATTTTgagtaaacagattgttggctacTTCAGTATTCAGTAAACAAATTGTTGGCTAAACAGATTGTAGCTGTTCAAAACAGAttttttgtgctcttttgttttatatgtgaatatcattatatactttgaaacagaattagtgttaattttgatatttactagcttctcatgtaattaaatactaatattacttcaacgtcatatttctattattttgatgagtttg
It encodes:
- the LOC122037318 gene encoding CDP-diacylglycerol--serine O-phosphatidyltransferase 2-like, which encodes MTIFMCKCGIRVIFMHLVLIRPHPAIWRLVHGMTVVYLVALTFLLFQNRDDARQFMKYLHPALGVELPERSYGADCRIYVPENPKNRFINVYNTLFDEFVLAHIFGWWGKAIMIRNQPLLWVLSIGIELMEFTFRHMLPNFNECWWDSIILDILICNWLVTEVSLIV